A segment of the Populus alba chromosome 9, ASM523922v2, whole genome shotgun sequence genome:
GATGGAGGTAAAATTTTGATCAGTTGtctttatgttgatgatctcATATTTACTGGGAATGATGAAGGTATGttcaataaattcaagaaatcCATGATGACTGAATTCGACATGACTGATCTTGGaaaaatgagatattttctAGGCATCGAGGTATTGCAGAAGGATGATGGCATATTTATATGTCAACGCAAATATGCTCATGAAATTCTTGAGAGATTTCATATGGGTCAGTGCAACTCAGTGAAAAATCCAATTATTCCTGGATTTAAACTGACAAGAGATGAAGGAGGAGTTCAAGTCGATAACACCCTTTACAAGCAAATGGTGGGGAGTCTTATGTACCTTACTGCCACACGTCCTGATTTGATGTTTGCTGTGAGTCTGATCAGCAGGTACATGGAGCACCCCACAGAATCTCATTTTATGGCGGCAAAGAGGATTCTAAGGTATATAAAAGGCACAACCAGTTTTGGGATGTTCTATAAGAAGGGAGGAGTTGCTGAATTGTTCGGTTACACGGACAGTGATTACGCGGGAGATCAAAATGATAGAAAAAGTACTTCTGGTTATGTTTTTATGATGAATTCAACTGCAGTATCCTGGTCTTCAAAGAAACAACCAGTAGTTACCCTTTCTACTACAGAAGCTGAATTTATTGCTGCAGCATCTAGCGCTTGCCAAGTCATTTGGCTGAGGAGAATTTTAAAAAGTCTAAATTATACACAGTCCGGACCGACGGTTGTATATTGCGATAATATCTCGGCCATCaaactttcaaaaaatccaGTTATGCATGGACGTAGCAAGCACATCGACATTCGTTTTCATTTTCTCCGTGATCTGGTCAAGGATGAAGTTATAAAACTAACATATTGTTCTACTCATGATCAAATTGCAGATATCATGACTAAGCCTTTGAAGATTGAAGCTTTTTTGAAATTACGAGACTTAATGGGTGTTTGTGAATACACTGAATAAACTGCTTGCACATGCAGTTTAAGGGAGGATGATAAAACTAGATGTTGACTTAGCCATAGCATTGCAAATAAGTCTCCTGTCTATTAGGGAGAAGATCACATTTTCTGTTACAAGACTTAGTCATTCACCACGATCTTAGGGCATGAACTTCGTGggttgttatttgattttatccTGCATTGTAAGGCTATGTACATGCCCCAAACAGCCGAATACTCTGAAGTGCGCCACCGATGGTTTAACACCATCCCATGCCTCCTgtggtgttttatttttcacagcAAGAGTGGGGCTGCGATTCAACACATGCACCGCCCAATTAACGGCTTCGGGACAAAAGGTTTTGGGAATTTGCTTCTCCAGTAACAAGCTCCTCACCATATTCAAGATTGTCCTGTTTTTCCTCTCGGCGACGCCATTTTGTTGGGGCGAGTATGGGGCTGTCAATTGCTTGTGAATGCCATTATCATTGCAAAAGGTTGTGAATTCGGTTGAGGTGAATTCACCCCCTCGGTCTGATCTGAGGTTTTGAATGAAAGTTCCAGTGGCTTTTTCGACTCGAGCCTTAAATTGCTTGAAGGCTGAAAAAGCTTCTGATTTGTCTGCCAAAAAATAAACCCAGATTTTCCTGCTATAATCGTCAATAAACGTTATGATATACCTTCTATTGCTGTTTGAGCTGGGATTAATTGGACCGCAGAGATCAGTGTGCACCAATTGGAGAATTGCAGTGGCCCTCCACACGCTTTCCCGAGGAAATGGGTCTCGGTGTTGTCTGCCGATCAAGCATCCTGTGCATACTTGTTGAGTTGCTTTGAATGGTGGTAACCCATTTACCATCTTCTTCTGTTGTAATGTTTTGATGCCATTCCAGCTGAGATGTCCATAACGGTGGTGCCAAAGGGTGGCCTGATCAGTGTTGATGGttaaaaaataagcttgatcttGTGTGGACTTGCAGTGACCAATGACAGTAAACAGCCGATTGTGGGTTATCGCAGTTTCAATAATTAGACCTTTCACAGGATGAAAGATCTTACATTTGCCCTGCTGCATTGTCACAGCAAGTCCCTTCTCCATTAATTGACCAATGCTTAGAAGACTATTCTTCAATTCTGGAACAAAGAAGACATCTGTGATGACATGGTAAATTCCATTCACTTTTATTCGAATACGTCCTCTGCCATGCACACTAAGACTGGAATTGTTCCCCATTTTCACTGATTCTTGGAAATTGCAGTCAAAGTCGAAAAATATATCCCTCCTGCCACACATATGGTTACTGCACGCGGAATCAAGAAACCATATGTGTTGCGCAGCATCATCCTGAGAAGAAATGTGTGCCATTAGCAACATTTCTTCTCTTGTCTCTACATAGTGTGCCTTCTGATCACCTGGTGTCTTGGAACATTCCCATTGGTAATGTCCGAAGTCACCACAATTGTAGCATTCTATTGTTGATTTGTCAAAGACAAACCTGCCTCTGCCTCTGCCTCTGCCTCTtccctctcttcctcttcctctgccACGATAGGGATTGCGTCCCCCATCACGACCTCCTTGTTGACCTCCATAACTGACCTGCAATGCTTGCTCTTCCATTATGACATGACGACTGATTCGTTGTTCATGAACCAGCAAGCTACTCTGTAGTTCGTCAATGGACAGATTGTCCAGGTCATTGGACTCCTCGATTGAACATACGACATAATCATATTTCGGAGTCATGGACCTTAGGATTTTCTCAATAATCACCACATCTTTCATGTGCTCCCCATGAATTCTCATTTTGTTAGCAATAATGAGAGTTTTTGCAAAATAATCACTAACTGAATCACCAGATTTCATGTGCAGTACCTCAAATTCCTTCCGCAAAGCCTGCAATTGAGCATGTTTCACACGTGCAGTTCCTTGGTATTTCTGTTTCAAAGAATCCCAGATGTCCTTTGCTGTGTCCTTCTTCAGTATGGTTTCCAAGATCGATCAGTCGAGAGCTTGAAACAGGTAATTCTTGCATTTCAGGTCCTTCAATTTCTGTTCTTCATGCAATTTCTTCTGCGCCTCTGTTGGTTCATCTCCTTCTGCTGCTGCAGTGATCCCCATCTCCACAAGGCTCCAATATTCTTTGGAGCATAAGAAATTCTCCATCAGCATACTCCAGTGATCATAGTGACCATCAAGCTTTGGGATGGCAGGCTGAACAAAACTACTTTCTGATGACATGATTTTGGTGTTTGGCAGGTTGTTGTGTTTAGTTCTtttaggctctgataccaaatgttatatttgagaaaatataaattgatgcaCTTAAAACACTGAGAGTAATTGATAAGTTTATTCAATAGAAACAGTGGCTATAAATATAAGTTTATTCAATAGAAACAGTGGCTATAAATAGCCTTACAATGCAggataaaatcaaataacaaccCACGAAGTTCATGCCCTAAGATCGTGGTGAATGACTAAGTCTTGTAACAGAAAATGTGATCTTCTCCCTAATAGACAGGAGACTTATTTGCAATGCTATGGCTAAGTCAACATCTAGTTTTATCAACGACGACTTCAGATCTGTTCGCGCGatctcttttattatgtcttgtTTTAGATATTGTAAACCTAGCTTTGATGAGAGAGACATTTAGCAAGTAAtgcaatcttgttttttttttttttttaatatggatatACGAGTCACCTTGTATTTATATTAACTAATTACACGGACTCTGgaattaacaactatataaacttttaatggCCATAAAATTTGTGGAACTCGAACTAGTAACTTTCAAGGAACAAACTTAGAGTCTGATCAATTAAGTTACACATCTTAGAATTAATGCAATCTTGTTCTTCTTGTTTGGTGTTGGCAAAATCTCATGAATCACTGGAACTATTAGTCATTAATTTGGAGATGGTAAAGATTTGAGATCCTTTTCTTATTCAGTGTTGTTTGAGAGTATGGGTTGATGGaggtttagtatttttttatcgttttaatatgctgatattaaaaatatatatatttaaatattttgatatatttataagcaagtaacactttaaaaaataaccataaccgCACTCCAAAAAACCTCATTCATTTGTTTTGTaataagctttttattttttattgtcactttaaatcattattattgttcataataataataaaaaagctatatttatcatgagatatgtattttttataattaaaatgacaACTTTCAACATcgttttttaataagaaaataatacatTCTAGATATATTAGCGTTTTACATTATAGATGTGAtggtaatgtttttatataattctatctcaaaatcttatttattttttaatttcctgcatcattgatttgataaaaacgACTTCTCCAGACACACCACTAtcctatatataaaactaaaaagttacaagatatatataatcttgttttgaatttaaacGAATTGGATAATCAGTAtggattaattttattgatcttATAAATACTCatgaattgaatttatattgctaatttttatagatatttattttaaacgagtttatagcatgaattGTAGCTGTCATTGtttgtatataaaattatcatacaCTGCATTATCATTGTTGAATTCtaccctcctcctccttcccTCTAGCAAAaagacaaattattttttattacaattaaagaaattcaataGAAAACCCATTAATAAAActgaaatatttctaaataaaataaaaataaatatttaattcataaactactaaatataaagataaaattaatatataatatatgagttagatcgagttttaaaaatcttgaatCACCACCCACTtataatatcatgttttttaaaaaattaaaccacaATCGTCCATAATATACATATTATTCCATTTTAATTGTTTACATCTAAGAATACAATACGCAACATAACACAATACAACAGCCACCAAGCAACGCAAAGGACCAACACGGGCCTTGTCCAAAACGTGGGGAACTGCTTTTGATACGTGTCACTTGATGATACCATCACAGAAGAAAATCAAATCAGAAAAGGAAAGAGTACCCACTCTTCGAGATCACCAGATAATTTGTTCGAGTTTTGATAGCCAGATAAATCCTCTACCGTCAGATTCTTAAAACCACTATCAACCATCAAAATTAAAACTCCGcccaaaattcaaatttcaaaattaaatctcACTTGACCGTTAGATCTCTTCCCTCTTCCCTTTTAAAAATCTTTCCTCAGTCTTTCCCTCTCCATTTTGCTTCAAGAGTCAAAGACACCATCTACgtgtctctctctctaaaaaaccaaaccctaAAACCAAATCCATCTCAGAAACACCTCTCTGTTCCTTCATCAAGATACCCTAAACTTTCTCTCATCCCCTTCAAGAAAccctaaaaataacaaaagattcACGCATTGCCTCTCTAGGAAACCCTAAATCGCGAGTGTCTCTCTCTACAATGGCGGCAGAGACCAAGAAAATCCCTTTATCAACAAGCGATAGCTTAAATATGAACCAGGAAAAGACAATCGAAGAAACCTACCAGAAAAAGTCCCAATTGGAGCACATTCTTCTGCGACCCGACACTTACATCGGGTCAATCGAGAAGCACGCGCAGATCCTCTGGGTTTTCGAGAATGACAAAATGGTCCACCGATCGGTTACTTATGTACCGGGGCTttataaaatctttgatgaaataTTGGTGAATGCAGCGGATAATAAGCAAAGAGACCCGAAAATGGATTCTTTGAAGGTTGTGATTGATGTGGAGAATAATTTGGTTAGTGTTTATAACAATGGAGATGGGGTTCCGGTGGATATACACAAGGAGGAAGGAGTTTATGTGCCTGAACTGATTTTTGGGCATTTGTTGACTAGTAGTAATTATGATGATACGATGAAGAAGACTACTGGCGGGAGAAATGGATATGGTGCTAAGCTTACGAATATTTTTTCGACCGAGTTTGTGATTGAGACGGCTGatgggaaaaggaaaaagaagtaTAAGCAGGTAAATCTGAGTTAGAAAGTTGGTTTCCGTTAATgtcttaatgattttttttgaattatttattaaaatattaaatctatcAGATACGAAGTGCACTAcaatttaaggtttaattgattAGCGAGATTGCAGTTGAATTGTTGCTAGGCAAACTATGCTTTACAAGGACAAAGTGTGATGATTATGCTGGATTCTTTTGTTGATCTTTTAACACGCTCTTGTATGTAACATTGGTTTGTGTTGCTGATATAAAGGTTTTCTCTAACAACATGGGGAAAAGATCTGAGCCGATCATAACAAAGTGCAAGGAGGGTGAGAATTGGACCAAGGTGACATTTAAGCCCGATTTGGCTAAGTTTAGCATGACTCACCTGGAAGAAGATGTGGTAGCTCTGATGAAAAAAAGGGTGGTTGACATGGCTGGTTGCCTTGGAAAGACTGTCAAGGTTGAGCTCAATGGAAGTCGTGTTCCTGTCAAATCATTTCAAGATTATGTTAACATGTACTTGAACTCTGCCGCTGAGTCTGGCTCAGAACGCCCCAAATGGTTGTTTTATATGGTCTTTTGTCtgtttatcaaatttttttatatgtttcttcCTTTAAGATGCTCaaggggttttttttggtttttgccaGTTTCTACGAGAAAGTTGGTGAGAGGTGGGAGGTTTGTGTGAGCCTTACTGAAGGTCAATTCCAGCAGGTAATTGAGAACCTTTTTGAATGAATCATAGTTTATTTCCAAGTTCCTATGTCCCGAATAATTGGGTTTCTTTAACAGGCCAGCTTCGTTAATGGCATTGCCACCATCAAGGGTGGAACTCATGTTGATTACGTCACTAATCAGATCACTAACTATGTGATGAATGCTGTTAATAAGAAGCACAAGAATGGCAACATCAAAGCCCATAATGTGAAGAACTATTTGTGGGTTTTTGTCAATTGCCTTATTGATAACCCTGCTTTTGATTCTCAAACAAAAGAAACTTTGACACTTCGCCAGAGCAGTTTTGGATCAAAATGTGAAATTTCTGAAGACTTCTTGAAGAAAGGTCTGTTACATGTGTTGTTTGGTTTTCTGTAAACTGGAGCTTGTTATTTATTATGTGATAGTTCTGTGTGTTTTATGCTGATCATTATGTATTTGCAGTGGCAAAGTCTGACATCGTTGACAACCTCCTCTCGTGGGCAAAATTCAAGGAAAGCAAAGAGCTTAAGAAAACTGACGGAACAAAGACAGCAAAGGTTAATGTGCCAAAGCTTGAGGATGCTAACGAGGCTGGAGGGAGGTATTCTGAAAAATGCACTTTGATATTGACAGAAGGAGATTCGGCAAAAGCTCTGGCAGTAAGTTCCATGATCAATAACGTTTTCTGTGGCAACATCAATGTAACTTTCTTTAACAGCAATTAATGTACGCAGATTGCTGGTGTGGCTGGGCTGTCTCAGATGGAACGGAATTTCTACGGGGTATTCCCTTTGAGAGGAAAATTGCTCAATGTGCGAGAAGCCACGTCTAAACAGCTCAAAGAGAACAAGGAAATTGAGAGCATCAAGAAGATTCTTGGGTTACAGCATGATAAACAGTACAGCAATGTCAAGTCTTTGAGATACGGTCATCTGATGATAATGACAGATCAGGTTAGTGCTTCACTTAGATATTTTTTCCATGGCGCTCTCCCATAATCCCAGAGCAGAGATTTGCTAACCTTTTGTGCTTTAAACAGGATCATGATGGGTCTCACATTAAAGGCCTACTGATCaatttcattcattcattctGGCCATCATTACTGAAAGTCCCATCTTTCTTGGTTGAGTTTATAACTCCTATTGTCAAGGTTGGTGCATTTAACAAATCAGTCGTTAAAAAATGGTgatatttttcttcaagaacGTTGGTAATTTTCAGTGCTCTTTGTTCGTGCAGGCTACTCATAGAAATGGAACAGTTCTATCCTTTTATTCCATGCCGGAGTATGAATCCTGGAAGGAAAGTTTGAGTGGGAATGCAAGTGGCTGGTCCATCAAATACTATAAGGTTTGTTCATTTGACATGGAAGAAAGGAATCTGGGTATACACGATTCGTGTGCTAGCAGTCGTTTATTATCATTGTCATTCCATCTTCGAGTAACATAGTTGATGTCCTTGTAGGGGTTGGGAACAAGTACATCCAAGGAAGGAAAAGATTACTTTAAAAACCTTCACAAGCACAAAAAAGACTTTTTATGGATGGATGAGCTGGACGGGGATGCGATAGAGCTTGCGTTTAGTAAAAAGAAGATTGAAGCAAGGAAGAATTGGCTTCGGCAGCATGAGGTTGGTTTTGCTGCATAGCCgtggttaaaaaaaagaaaatgcttATCGTACTAAACTACTGTCTTTTAAGGGAATCTTAGTTTATCTGAATTTTGCAGCCTGGTACTCACCTTGATCACAATCAGAAGATCATAAAGTACAGTGACTTCATTAACAAGGAGCTTATATTGTTTTCTATGGCGGATCTTCAAAGGTCCATACCTTCAATGGTTGATGGCCTGAAGCCTGGTCAGAGGAAGatccttttctgttcttttaaGAGGAATTTTGTCAAAGAAGCAAAAGTTTCTCAGTTTTCTGGTTATGTATCCGAGCATTCTGCTTATCATCATGGAGAGCAGAGTCTTGCCGGTACCATCATTGGAATGGCACAAGATTTTGTTGGCAGTAACAACATTAACCTTCTTCAGCCAAATGGTCAATTTGGCACTCGCAGTGTGGTAAGATAAATGATGTCTCACTTTTTGAAGTTGAATCAACGCTTAGTAAGTTGCATTAACACTAATCTGAttctcattttttgtttttgaacctGTTCTTCACAGGGAGGCAAAGACCATGCAAGTGCTAGGTACATTTATACGCAGCTTTCTCCTATTACAAGGTTCTTGTTCCCAAAGGATGATGATGGCCTTCTTAACTACTTGGATGAAGATGGGCAAACCATTGAACCTACTTGGTAAATGtttcatttcaataataaaaggtTATTGGTGCCTTCAAGGTGATATTTATAAAGAATGTTGCCTAACAGCCTTTTCGGTCTAGGTACATACCAATTATACCAACGGTCCTTGTAAACGGTTGTGAAGGAATCGGCACTGGCTGGAGCACTTTCATCCCTAACTATAACCCAAGGGATGTTGTTGCAAATATAAGGCGGTTGTTGAATGGTGAAATGATGGAGCCCATGAATCCATGGTATAGAGGTTTTAAAGGAACTATTGAAAAAGGTGCATCCAAGGAAGGTGGTTGTAGTAGCTACACAGTAAATGGAGTCATTAACGAAGTCAATGAGACAACACTCAGGATAACTGAACTGCCTGTCCGTAGATGGACTGATGACTACAAGGCATTTTTGAATTCGG
Coding sequences within it:
- the LOC118027718 gene encoding DNA topoisomerase 2 isoform X2, translated to MAAETKKIPLSTSDSLNMNQEKTIEETYQKKSQLEHILLRPDTYIGSIEKHAQILWVFENDKMVHRSVTYVPGLYKIFDEILVNAADNKQRDPKMDSLKVVIDVENNLVSVYNNGDGVPVDIHKEEGVYVPELIFGHLLTSSNYDDTMKKTTGGRNGYGAKLTNIFSTEFVIETADGKRKKKYKQVFSNNMGKRSEPIITKCKEGENWTKVTFKPDLAKFSMTHLEEDVVALMKKRVVDMAGCLGKTVKVELNGSRVPVKSFQDYVNMYLNSAAESGSERPKCFYEKVGERWEVCVSLTEGQFQQASFVNGIATIKGGTHVDYVTNQITNYVMNAVNKKHKNGNIKAHNVKNYLWVFVNCLIDNPAFDSQTKETLTLRQSSFGSKCEISEDFLKKVAKSDIVDNLLSWAKFKESKELKKTDGTKTAKVNVPKLEDANEAGGRYSEKCTLILTEGDSAKALAIAGVAGLSQMERNFYGVFPLRGKLLNVREATSKQLKENKEIESIKKILGLQHDKQYSNVKSLRYGHLMIMTDQDHDGSHIKGLLINFIHSFWPSLLKVPSFLVEFITPIVKATHRNGTVLSFYSMPEYESWKESLSGNASGWSIKYYKGLGTSTSKEGKDYFKNLHKHKKDFLWMDELDGDAIELAFSKKKIEARKNWLRQHEPGTHLDHNQKIIKYSDFINKELILFSMADLQRSIPSMVDGLKPGQRKILFCSFKRNFVKEAKVSQFSGYVSEHSAYHHGEQSLAGTIIGMAQDFVGSNNINLLQPNGQFGTRSVGGKDHASARYIYTQLSPITRFLFPKDDDGLLNYLDEDGQTIEPTWYIPIIPTVLVNGCEGIGTGWSTFIPNYNPRDVVANIRRLLNGEMMEPMNPWYRGFKGTIEKGASKEGGCSSYTVNGVINEVNETTLRITELPVRRWTDDYKAFLNSVTEGTRDENGNLPKDPFVKDFRKYGDDAAVDFEVQLSEENMLVAKQEGLLKKFKLTTTISTSNMHLFDSAGVIKKYDNPEQILENFFHLRLEYYETRKKVLLENLEFELLKLENKVRFILGVVRGEIIVNNRKRADLLLELHQKGFNPIPKKSKAVVAGATDDTEEAEDSPDVSGVRASDYDYLLSMTIGTLTLEKVQQLCADRDKLNGEVDSLRKTTPKVLWVKDLEGLEMQLDMLDEYDAEAEEARRKLKGGGAKGEAGFKVSKQAPKYPRKYTKKAINEEVSVETSGTSSSFAIETASSENAAAVVKPKGRAGSKKAPAKMEKLSPVLDEIDEDDEIESLKDRLNAYRLDSSPEQSADMETDALQVPARRGAARKKPLANVSVISDSEDEPNLDDDSDVEVKALPETKKKGGRKAAAANNAAKPPATKRRGPASQQSQGLGQKLLTEMLKPAEGAGISPEKKVRKVRASPFNKKSGSVLGRIHKEDDTGREPMSASSSENADVIDVPARARPQRANRKQTRYVLSDSESEKEDSDFEQANDDSDSPSD
- the LOC118027718 gene encoding DNA topoisomerase 2 isoform X4, coding for MAAETKKIPLSTSDSLNMNQEKTIEETYQKKSQLEHILLRPDTYIGSIEKHAQILWVFENDKMVHRSVTYVPGLYKIFDEILVNAADNKQRDPKMDSLKVVIDVENNLVSVYNNGDGVPVDIHKEEGVYVPELIFGHLLTSSNYDDTMKKTTGGRNGYGAKLTNIFSTEFVIETADGKRKKKYKQVFSNNMGKRSEPIITKCKEGENWTKVTFKPDLAKFSMTHLEEDVVALMKKRVVDMAGCLGKTVKVELNGSRVPVKSFQDYVNMYLNSAAESGSERPKCFYEKVGERWEVCVSLTEGQFQQASFVNGIATIKGGTHVDYVTNQITNYVMNAVNKKHKNGNIKAHNVKNYLWVFVNCLIDNPAFDSQTKETLTLRQSSFGSKCEISEDFLKKVAKSDIVDNLLSWAKFKESKELKKTDGTKTAKVNVPKLEDANEAGGRYSEKCTLILTEGDSAKALAIAGVAGLSQMERNFYGVFPLRGKLLNVREATSKQLKENKEIESIKKILGLQHDKQYSNVKSLRYGHLMIMTDQDHDGSHIKGLLINFIHSFWPSLLKVPSFLVEFITPIVKATHRNGTVLSFYSMPEYESWKESLSGNASGWSIKYYKGLGTSTSKEGKDYFKNLHKHKKDFLWMDELDGDAIELAFSKKKIEARKNWLRQHEPGTHLDHNQKIIKYSDFINKELILFSMADLQRSIPSMVDGLKPGQRKILFCSFKRNFVKEAKVSQFSGYVSEHSAYHHGEQSLAGTIIGMAQDFVGSNNINLLQPNGQFGTRSVGGKDHASARYIYTQLSPITRFLFPKDDDGLLNYLDEDGQTIEPTWYIPIIPTVLVNGCEGIGTGWSTFIPNYNPRDVVANIRRLLNGEMMEPMNPWYRGFKGTIEKGASKEGGCSSYTVNGVINEVNETTLRITELPVRRWTDDYKAFLNSVTEGTRDENGNLPKDPFVKDFRKYGDDAAVDFEVQLSEENMLVAKQEGLLKKFKLTTTISTSNMHLFDSAGVIKKYDNPEQILENFFHLRLEYYETRKKVLLENLEFELLKLENKVRFILGVVRGEIIVNNRKRADLLLELHQKGFNPIPKKSKAVVAGATDDTEEAEDSPDVSGVRASDYDYLLSMTIGTLTLEKVQQLCADRDKLNGEVDSLRKTTPKVLWVKDLEGLEMQLDMLDEYDAEAEEARRKLKGGGAKGEAGFKVSKQAPKYPRKYTKKAINEEVSVETSGTSSSFAIETENAAAVVKPKGRAGSKKAPAKMEKLSPVLDEIDEDDEIESLKDRLNAYRLDSSPEQSADMETDALQVPARRGAARKKPLANVSVISDSEDEPNLDDDSDVEVKALPETKKKGGRKAAAANNAAKPPATKRRGPASQQSQGLGQKLLTEMLKPAEGAGISPEKKVRKVRASPFNKKSGSVLGRIHKEDDTGREPMSASSSENADVIDVPARARPQRANRKQTRYVLSDSESEKEDSDFEQANDDSDSPSD
- the LOC118027718 gene encoding DNA topoisomerase 2 isoform X3, which encodes MAAETKKIPLSTSDSLNMNQEKTIEETYQKKSQLEHILLRPDTYIGSIEKHAQILWVFENDKMVHRSVTYVPGLYKIFDEILVNAADNKQRDPKMDSLKVVIDVENNLVSVYNNGDGVPVDIHKEEGVYVPELIFGHLLTSSNYDDTMKKTTGGRNGYGAKLTNIFSTEFVIETADGKRKKKYKQVFSNNMGKRSEPIITKCKEGENWTKVTFKPDLAKFSMTHLEEDVVALMKKRVVDMAGCLGKTVKVELNGSRVPVKSFQDYVNMYLNSAAESGSERPKCFYEKVGERWEVCVSLTEGQFQQASFVNGIATIKGGTHVDYVTNQITNYVMNAVNKKHKNGNIKAHNVKNYLWVFVNCLIDNPAFDSQTKETLTLRQSSFGSKCEISEDFLKKVAKSDIVDNLLSWAKFKESKELKKTDGTKTAKVNVPKLEDANEAGGRYSEKCTLILTEGDSAKALAIAGVAGLSQMERNFYGVFPLRGKLLNVREATSKQLKENKEIESIKKILGLQHDKQYSNVKSLRYGHLMIMTDQDHDGSHIKGLLINFIHSFWPSLLKVPSFLVEFITPIVKATHRNGTVLSFYSMPEYESWKESLSGNASGWSIKYYKGLGTSTSKEGKDYFKNLHKHKKDFLWMDELDGDAIELAFSKKKIEARKNWLRQHEPGTHLDHNQKIIKYSDFINKELILFSMADLQRSIPSMVDGLKPGQRKILFCSFKRNFVKEAKVSQFSGYVSEHSAYHHGEQSLAGTIIGMAQDFVGSNNINLLQPNGQFGTRSVGGKDHASARYIYTQLSPITRFLFPKDDDGLLNYLDEDGQTIEPTWYIPIIPTVLVNGCEGIGTGWSTFIPNYNPRDVVANIRRLLNGEMMEPMNPWYRGFKGTIEKGASKEGGCSSYTVNGVINEVNETTLRITELPVRRWTDDYKAFLNSVTEGTRDENGNLPKDPFVKDFRKYGDDAAVDFEVQLSEENMLVAKQEGLLKKFKLTTTISTSNMHLFDSAGVIKKYDNPEQILENFFHLRLEYYETRKKVLLENLEFELLKLENKVRFILGVVRGEIIVNNRKRADLLLELHQKGFNPIPKKSKAVVAGATDDTEEAEDSPDVSGVRASDYDYLLSMTIGTLTLEKVQQLCADRDKLNGEVDSLRKTTPKVLWVKDLEGLEMQLDMLDEYDAEAEEARRKLKGGGAKGEAGFKVSKQAPKYPRKYTKKAINEEVSVETSGTSSSFAIETENAAAVVKPKGRAGSKKAPAKMQEKLSPVLDEIDEDDEIESLKDRLNAYRLDSSPEQSADMETDALQVPARRGAARKKPLANVSVISDSEDEPNLDDDSDVEVKALPETKKKGGRKAAAANNAAKPPATKRRGPASQQSQGLGQKLLTEMLKPAEGAGISPEKKVRKVRASPFNKKSGSVLGRIHKEDDTGREPMSASSSENADVIDVPARARPQRANRKQTRYVLSDSESEKEDSDFEQANDDSDSPSD
- the LOC118027718 gene encoding DNA topoisomerase 2 isoform X1, whose amino-acid sequence is MAAETKKIPLSTSDSLNMNQEKTIEETYQKKSQLEHILLRPDTYIGSIEKHAQILWVFENDKMVHRSVTYVPGLYKIFDEILVNAADNKQRDPKMDSLKVVIDVENNLVSVYNNGDGVPVDIHKEEGVYVPELIFGHLLTSSNYDDTMKKTTGGRNGYGAKLTNIFSTEFVIETADGKRKKKYKQVFSNNMGKRSEPIITKCKEGENWTKVTFKPDLAKFSMTHLEEDVVALMKKRVVDMAGCLGKTVKVELNGSRVPVKSFQDYVNMYLNSAAESGSERPKCFYEKVGERWEVCVSLTEGQFQQASFVNGIATIKGGTHVDYVTNQITNYVMNAVNKKHKNGNIKAHNVKNYLWVFVNCLIDNPAFDSQTKETLTLRQSSFGSKCEISEDFLKKVAKSDIVDNLLSWAKFKESKELKKTDGTKTAKVNVPKLEDANEAGGRYSEKCTLILTEGDSAKALAIAGVAGLSQMERNFYGVFPLRGKLLNVREATSKQLKENKEIESIKKILGLQHDKQYSNVKSLRYGHLMIMTDQDHDGSHIKGLLINFIHSFWPSLLKVPSFLVEFITPIVKATHRNGTVLSFYSMPEYESWKESLSGNASGWSIKYYKGLGTSTSKEGKDYFKNLHKHKKDFLWMDELDGDAIELAFSKKKIEARKNWLRQHEPGTHLDHNQKIIKYSDFINKELILFSMADLQRSIPSMVDGLKPGQRKILFCSFKRNFVKEAKVSQFSGYVSEHSAYHHGEQSLAGTIIGMAQDFVGSNNINLLQPNGQFGTRSVGGKDHASARYIYTQLSPITRFLFPKDDDGLLNYLDEDGQTIEPTWYIPIIPTVLVNGCEGIGTGWSTFIPNYNPRDVVANIRRLLNGEMMEPMNPWYRGFKGTIEKGASKEGGCSSYTVNGVINEVNETTLRITELPVRRWTDDYKAFLNSVTEGTRDENGNLPKDPFVKDFRKYGDDAAVDFEVQLSEENMLVAKQEGLLKKFKLTTTISTSNMHLFDSAGVIKKYDNPEQILENFFHLRLEYYETRKKVLLENLEFELLKLENKVRFILGVVRGEIIVNNRKRADLLLELHQKGFNPIPKKSKAVVAGATDDTEEAEDSPDVSGVRASDYDYLLSMTIGTLTLEKVQQLCADRDKLNGEVDSLRKTTPKVLWVKDLEGLEMQLDMLDEYDAEAEEARRKLKGGGAKGEAGFKVSKQAPKYPRKYTKKAINEEVSVETSGTSSSFAIETASSENAAAVVKPKGRAGSKKAPAKMQEKLSPVLDEIDEDDEIESLKDRLNAYRLDSSPEQSADMETDALQVPARRGAARKKPLANVSVISDSEDEPNLDDDSDVEVKALPETKKKGGRKAAAANNAAKPPATKRRGPASQQSQGLGQKLLTEMLKPAEGAGISPEKKVRKVRASPFNKKSGSVLGRIHKEDDTGREPMSASSSENADVIDVPARARPQRANRKQTRYVLSDSESEKEDSDFEQANDDSDSPSD